A segment of the Paracoccus suum genome:
GCCGACGCTGGATACCTATTCGATGCTGGCGCAGGTGCTGTCGACCCGCGAGGGCGCCTCGGGCGTCGCCAACGATGGCGGCTGGTCCTATCCCGAACTCGACGCGATGACCAAGGAAGCCAGCGTCACCATGGATCGCGACGCGCGTCTGGCGCTGGAAACCAAGGCGCTGAAATACGCCAAGGACGAGTTGATCATGCTGCCGCTTTGGCAGCAGCCGATGGCTTGGGCGACCACGGACAAGGTGGCCGATGTCGTGGTGCGGCCCGACAACAAGCCGCGCCATTGGCTGACCCGGATGGCCGACTGATCGCCGTTTCCCCACCCAAAGCTTCAAGCCGGCGCCAGACCGGCCCATCCTGACAGGAGAGCCCTATGAAACTGCGCCTGAAATACGCCCTGCCGATGCTCGCGCTGCTGGCGGGGGGGCCGGCCACGGCCGAAACGCTTCGCTGGGGTGCCGCCCGCGACATCTATTCGCTCGACCCCTATTCCTACGGTGAAAGCTACACCATCGCCTTCCTGAACCACGTCTACGAAGGCCTGGTGCGCTATAACGAAAAGCTGGAGATCGAGCCGGCCCTCGCCGAAAGCTGGGAGGTCGTCTCGCCCTCGGTCTGGCGCTTCAAGTTGCGGCCGGGGGTCAAGTTCCACGACGGCGCCGACTTTACCGCGGACGACGTGGTGGCGAGCCTCGCGCGCGTCAGCGACGAGACCTCGCCGCTGAAAGGCAACCTGCCGACCTACAAGTCGAGCAAGAAGCTCGACGACCTGACGGTCGAGATCGAGTTGACCGGCCCCTATCCGCTGCTGCTGAACGATCTGACCAACATCCAGATCTTCGACGAGGACTGGATGAAGGCAAACGACTCGCTGAAGCCGACCGATGTCAGCGCCAAGAAAGAGGGCTACGCCACGTTCAACACCAACGGCACCGGCCCATTCAAGGTCGAGAGCCGGGTCCCAGACAGCAAGACCGTGCTGGTCAAGAACGACGCCTGGTGGGACACCCCCAAGCACAACCTCGACCGGATCGAGTTCACGCCGATCTCCAGCGCCGCAACCCGCGTCGCAGCGCTGCTGTCGGGGGAAATCGACTTCACCGAGAACGCGCCGGTCCAGGACGTCGAGCGGTTGGCAGCCTCGCCGGGCATGAAAGTGATGGAGCGCACCGACCTGCGCACCGTCATGGTCGGCTTCAACCGCAAGCCCAAGCTGGCGGATGGCCGAGACAACCCGTTCAACGATCTGAAGGTGCGCCAGGCGTTCGAACTGGCGATCGATCGGGACCTGATCAAGAAGCGAGTTATGCGCGGCAAGTCGCGCAGCGCCGGCGCAATGGTCGCGCCCGAGATTCCGGGCTACACCGAGGCGCTGGACCAGTTCCCGCCGGGCGACGCCGAAAAGGCCAAGGCGCTGCTGACCGAGGCCGGACAGGACGGCCTGCCGTTCACGCTGACCTGCACAACCGACGCCTATGTCTCGGAAGAAGAGCTGTGCAACGCCATGGTCTCGATGCTGACCCGGGCGGGGTTCAAGCCCTCGCTCGATATCGGGCCGGCCGCGGTGCAGACGCCCAAGCGCGCGGGAGGCCAGGCGGATGTCTATCTGCTGGGCTGGGCCAACGAGCCGATGCTCGACAGCTATTCGCTGCTGGTCCAGATGATCGAGACCAAGTCCGACACCGCGGGTGTGTTCAACTGGGGCGGCTGGTCCTACCCGGCCATCGACGGAAAGATCAAGGCCGCCTCGACCGAGATGGACCGCGACAAGCGCCTCGCCCTGCAGACCGAGGCCATGAAGATGGCGAAGGACGAGATCATCATGCTGCCGCTGCACCAGCAGCCGGTTGCCTGGGCGATGGTCGACCGGGTGGAGTCGGTGGCGCAGCTGGCCGACAACAAGGTCCGCCACTGGCTGACCGTCATGGCTCCCGCCAAGTGAGCCGCCTTTCCGGGCCGCCCGCGCGGTGGCCCGGACCCTTCATCCGACGAAAGGGACGGCCATGCTCGTCTTTGTCCTCAAGCGCCTGATGAACGCGTTGTTTGTCATGCTGGCCGTGGCGGCCCTGGCCTTTGCCATCTTTCAGGTCGCGGGCGATCCCGTCGAGCTGATGGCCAACGAACAGATGAGCCAGGCCGACCGCGATGCCCTGCGCGAGCGGCTGGGCCTCGACCAGCCGATGCTGGTGCAATTCGCGCATTTCGTCGGCAACGCGGCGCAAGGCGATTTCGGCATGAGCTGGCGCAACGGCCAGTCGGTCCTCGGCCTGATCGCCGAGCGGTTCCCCGCGACGATGGAGTTGGTACTGACCGCGACGCTGCTCTCGCTGTTGATCGGCCTGCCGCTCGGCGTGCTGACCGCAATCGGCCGGGGGCGATGGTATGCCGAAGGACTGCAGTTCCTTAGTATCATCGGCGTCTCGCTGCCCAGCTTTGTCGTCGGCATCCTGCTGATCCTCGTCTTTTCCGTCATGCTCGGGATCGCCCCCGCCTTTGGACGGGGCGAGGTCGTGAACCTCGGCTGGTGGTCGACCGGGCTGCTGACCCGCTCCGGGCGGGCCGCGCTGGTGCTGCCCGCGATTGCGCTGTCGCTCTACCAGATCACCCTCATCATGCGCCTCGTGCGCGCCGAGATGCTGGAGGTGATGCGCTCGGACTTCGTCAAGTTCGCCCGCGCCCGCGGCGTGCCGCGCCACCGCATCTGGTTCCGGCATGCGCTGAAGAACTGCCTGATGCCGGTCGTCACCATGACGGCGATGAACATCGGCGCGCTGATCGCCTTTGCGCTGATCACCGAGACGGTCTTTCAGTGGCCCGGGATGGGAATGCTGTTCATCCAGGCGGTGACCTTCCTCGATTTCCCGGTGATGTCGGCCTACCTCGTGATCATCAGCTTCATCTTCGTGGTCCTGAACACGGCCGTGGACATCACCTATGCGGTGATCGACCCGCGCCTGCGCGAGGCGAGGTAAGCCATGTCCAATCCCGTAGTGAATGTTCCCGC
Coding sequences within it:
- a CDS encoding ABC transporter substrate-binding protein → MKLRLKYALPMLALLAGGPATAETLRWGAARDIYSLDPYSYGESYTIAFLNHVYEGLVRYNEKLEIEPALAESWEVVSPSVWRFKLRPGVKFHDGADFTADDVVASLARVSDETSPLKGNLPTYKSSKKLDDLTVEIELTGPYPLLLNDLTNIQIFDEDWMKANDSLKPTDVSAKKEGYATFNTNGTGPFKVESRVPDSKTVLVKNDAWWDTPKHNLDRIEFTPISSAATRVAALLSGEIDFTENAPVQDVERLAASPGMKVMERTDLRTVMVGFNRKPKLADGRDNPFNDLKVRQAFELAIDRDLIKKRVMRGKSRSAGAMVAPEIPGYTEALDQFPPGDAEKAKALLTEAGQDGLPFTLTCTTDAYVSEEELCNAMVSMLTRAGFKPSLDIGPAAVQTPKRAGGQADVYLLGWANEPMLDSYSLLVQMIETKSDTAGVFNWGGWSYPAIDGKIKAASTEMDRDKRLALQTEAMKMAKDEIIMLPLHQQPVAWAMVDRVESVAQLADNKVRHWLTVMAPAK
- a CDS encoding ABC transporter permease; protein product: MLVFVLKRLMNALFVMLAVAALAFAIFQVAGDPVELMANEQMSQADRDALRERLGLDQPMLVQFAHFVGNAAQGDFGMSWRNGQSVLGLIAERFPATMELVLTATLLSLLIGLPLGVLTAIGRGRWYAEGLQFLSIIGVSLPSFVVGILLILVFSVMLGIAPAFGRGEVVNLGWWSTGLLTRSGRAALVLPAIALSLYQITLIMRLVRAEMLEVMRSDFVKFARARGVPRHRIWFRHALKNCLMPVVTMTAMNIGALIAFALITETVFQWPGMGMLFIQAVTFLDFPVMSAYLVIISFIFVVLNTAVDITYAVIDPRLREAR